One genomic window of Mycteria americana isolate JAX WOST 10 ecotype Jacksonville Zoo and Gardens chromosome 6, USCA_MyAme_1.0, whole genome shotgun sequence includes the following:
- the ARPP19 gene encoding cAMP-regulated phosphoprotein 19, protein MSAESPEPASAEEQKEMEDKVISPEKVEEAKLKARYPHLGQKPGGSDFLRKRLQKGQKYFDSGDYNMAKAKMKNKQLPTAAPDKTEVTGDHIPTPQDLPQRKPSLVASKLAG, encoded by the exons ATGTCTGCCGAGAGTCCCGAGCCCGCCTCGGCCGAGGAGCAGAAG GAAATGGAGGATAAGGTGATCAGCCCAGAAAAAGTTGAAGAAGCAAAATTGAAAGCAAGATATCCTCATCTGGGCCAGAAGCCAGGTGGCTCAGACTTCTTGAGGAAGAGGCTTCAAAAAGGA CAAAAATACTTTGATTCCGGTGATTACAACATGGCTAAAGCAAAGATGAAGAATAAGCAACTGCCTACTGCAGCTCCTGACAAGACAGAAGTCACTGGTGACCATATTCCTACTCCACAGGATCTTCCACAGCGGAAACCATCTCTTGTTGCTAGCAAGCTGGCTGGCTGA